From a region of the Buteo buteo chromosome 7, bButBut1.hap1.1, whole genome shotgun sequence genome:
- the MFSD1 gene encoding lysosomal dipeptide transporter MFSD1 isoform X2, producing the protein MAEDERALLGSAAAEEEDEDGGGSPGPLRALPAVCDPRRLPHRLLVLALMCFLGFGSYFCYDNPAALQTQVQRDMKVNTAQFMALYAWYSWPNVVLCFFGGFLIDRVFGIRLGTIIFSIFVCVGQVIFALGALLNTFWLMDLGRFVFGIGGESLAVAQNTYAVSWFKGKELNLVFGLQLSMARIGSTVNMNIMGWIYSRVQDLLGYTGPSTLGLTLMIGGITCLFSLTCALILAYLDKRAEKLLCKEQGKTGEVIKLTDVKDFSFSLWLIFVICVCYYAAVFPFIGLGKVFFIEKFRFSSQEASAINSIVYIISAPMSPVFGLLVDKLGKNIIWVLCAVITTLASHIMLAFTFWNPWIAMCLLGVAYSLLACALWPMVAFVVPEHQLGTAYGFMQSIQNLGLAIIAIAAGMILDTRGYLFLEVFFSACVCLSLIAVVMLYFVNHLTGGDLNWSAKKREKLQKVAATEKEI; encoded by the exons ATGGCGGAGGACGAGCGGGCGCTGCtgggctccgccgccgccgaggaggaggatgaggatggcGGCGGTTCTCCGGGGCCTCTCCGTGCCCTGCCCGCCGTCTGCGATCCGCGGCGTTTGCCGCACCGCCTCCTTGTCCTGGCGCTCATGTGCTTCCTGGGCTTCG GCAGCTACTTCTGCTACGACAACCCGGCGGCTCTCCAAACGCAGGTTCAACGG GATATGAAGGTGAACACAGCTCAGTTCATGGCACTCTATGCATGGTATTCCTGGCCCAACGTGGTTCTTTGCTTCTTTGGAGGTTTTCTGATAGACAGAGTGTTTGGAATACG GTTGGGCACTATAATATTTAGTATCTTTGTTTGTGTCGGGCAG GTGATCTTTGCTTTGGGAGCGCTACTTAATACTTTCTGGCTGATGGACCTGGGCAGATTTGTATTTGG AATAGGTGGAGAGTCCTTAGCGGTGGCACAAAACACCTATGCAGTCAGTTGGTTTAAAGGCAAGGAGTTAAATCTTGTGTTTGGATTACAGCTAAGCATGGCCAGAATT GGGAGCACAGTGAACATGAATATCATGGGATGGATATATTCTAGAGTTCAAGATCTTCTGGGGTATACTGGTCCCAGTACTCTTGGGTTAACTCTCATGATAG GTGGCATAACGTGTCTCTTTTCACTGACCTGTGCGTTAATCCTTGCTTATCTGGACAAGAGAGCGGAGAAGCTCCTTTGTAAAGAGCAAGGGAAAACGG GTGAAGTGATTAAGCTAACTGATGTGAAGgacttctctttctccttgtgGCTTATATTTGTTATCTGTGTCTGTTACTATGcagcagtttttcctttcattggACTTGGAAA ggtTTTCTTTATTGAGAAATTCAGATTCTCATCTCAAGAAGCAAGTGCAATTAACAG TATTGTGTATATCATATCGGCACCCATGTCCCCAGTCTTTGGACTCCTGGTGGATAAACTTGGAAAGAATATTATCTGGGTTTTATGTGCTGTAATAACTACACTTGCTTCTCATATTATGTTGGCTTTTACCTTCTGGAACCCCTGGATAGCAATG TGTTTGCTAGGAGTGGCCTACTCGCTGCTTGCCTGTGCCCTGTGGCCCATGGTGGCCTTTGTTGTTCCAGAACACCAGCTGGGAACTGCTTATGGCTT TATGCAGTCTATCCAGAATCTTGGTCTGGCAATTATTGCTATAGCAGCTGGGATGATTCTGGACACAAGAGGATACTTATTTCTTGAAGTCTTCTTCAGTGCTTGTGTTTGCT tgtcacTAATTGCTGTTGTCATGCTGTATTTTGTCAATCACCTCACAG GTGGTGATCTCAACTGGTctgcaaagaaaagggaaaaactgcaaaaagtaGCTGCAACTGA aaaagaaatttga
- the MFSD1 gene encoding lysosomal dipeptide transporter MFSD1 isoform X3, with translation MAEDERALLGSAAAEEEDEDGGGSPGPLRALPAVCDPRRLPHRLLVLALMCFLGFGSYFCYDNPAALQTQVQRDMKVNTAQFMALYAWYSWPNVVLCFFGGFLIDRVFGIRLGTIIFSIFVCVGQVIFALGALLNTFWLMDLGRFVFGIGGESLAVAQNTYAVSWFKGKELNLVFGLQLSMARIGSTVNMNIMGWIYSRVQDLLGYTGPSTLGLTLMIGGITCLFSLTCALILAYLDKRAEKLLCKEQGKTGEVIKLTDVKDFSFSLWLIFVICVCYYAAVFPFIGLGKVFFIEKFRFSSQEASAINSIVYIISAPMSPVFGLLVDKLGKNIIWVLCAVITTLASHIMLAFTFWNPWIAMCLLGVAYSLLACALWPMVAFVVPEHQLGTAYGFMQSIQNLGLAIIAIAAGMILDTRGYLFLEVFFSACVCLSLIAVVMLYFVNHLTGGDLNWSAKKREKLQKVAATE, from the exons ATGGCGGAGGACGAGCGGGCGCTGCtgggctccgccgccgccgaggaggaggatgaggatggcGGCGGTTCTCCGGGGCCTCTCCGTGCCCTGCCCGCCGTCTGCGATCCGCGGCGTTTGCCGCACCGCCTCCTTGTCCTGGCGCTCATGTGCTTCCTGGGCTTCG GCAGCTACTTCTGCTACGACAACCCGGCGGCTCTCCAAACGCAGGTTCAACGG GATATGAAGGTGAACACAGCTCAGTTCATGGCACTCTATGCATGGTATTCCTGGCCCAACGTGGTTCTTTGCTTCTTTGGAGGTTTTCTGATAGACAGAGTGTTTGGAATACG GTTGGGCACTATAATATTTAGTATCTTTGTTTGTGTCGGGCAG GTGATCTTTGCTTTGGGAGCGCTACTTAATACTTTCTGGCTGATGGACCTGGGCAGATTTGTATTTGG AATAGGTGGAGAGTCCTTAGCGGTGGCACAAAACACCTATGCAGTCAGTTGGTTTAAAGGCAAGGAGTTAAATCTTGTGTTTGGATTACAGCTAAGCATGGCCAGAATT GGGAGCACAGTGAACATGAATATCATGGGATGGATATATTCTAGAGTTCAAGATCTTCTGGGGTATACTGGTCCCAGTACTCTTGGGTTAACTCTCATGATAG GTGGCATAACGTGTCTCTTTTCACTGACCTGTGCGTTAATCCTTGCTTATCTGGACAAGAGAGCGGAGAAGCTCCTTTGTAAAGAGCAAGGGAAAACGG GTGAAGTGATTAAGCTAACTGATGTGAAGgacttctctttctccttgtgGCTTATATTTGTTATCTGTGTCTGTTACTATGcagcagtttttcctttcattggACTTGGAAA ggtTTTCTTTATTGAGAAATTCAGATTCTCATCTCAAGAAGCAAGTGCAATTAACAG TATTGTGTATATCATATCGGCACCCATGTCCCCAGTCTTTGGACTCCTGGTGGATAAACTTGGAAAGAATATTATCTGGGTTTTATGTGCTGTAATAACTACACTTGCTTCTCATATTATGTTGGCTTTTACCTTCTGGAACCCCTGGATAGCAATG TGTTTGCTAGGAGTGGCCTACTCGCTGCTTGCCTGTGCCCTGTGGCCCATGGTGGCCTTTGTTGTTCCAGAACACCAGCTGGGAACTGCTTATGGCTT TATGCAGTCTATCCAGAATCTTGGTCTGGCAATTATTGCTATAGCAGCTGGGATGATTCTGGACACAAGAGGATACTTATTTCTTGAAGTCTTCTTCAGTGCTTGTGTTTGCT tgtcacTAATTGCTGTTGTCATGCTGTATTTTGTCAATCACCTCACAG GTGGTGATCTCAACTGGTctgcaaagaaaagggaaaaactgcaaaaagtaGCTGCAACTGAGTAA
- the MFSD1 gene encoding lysosomal dipeptide transporter MFSD1 isoform X1, which yields MAEDERALLGSAAAEEEDEDGGGSPGPLRALPAVCDPRRLPHRLLVLALMCFLGFGSYFCYDNPAALQTQVQRDMKVNTAQFMALYAWYSWPNVVLCFFGGFLIDRVFGIRLGTIIFSIFVCVGQVIFALGALLNTFWLMDLGRFVFGIGGESLAVAQNTYAVSWFKGKELNLVFGLQLSMARIGSTVNMNIMGWIYSRVQDLLGYTGPSTLGLTLMIGGITCLFSLTCALILAYLDKRAEKLLCKEQGKTGEVIKLTDVKDFSFSLWLIFVICVCYYAAVFPFIGLGKVFFIEKFRFSSQEASAINSIVYIISAPMSPVFGLLVDKLGKNIIWVLCAVITTLASHIMLAFTFWNPWIAMCLLGVAYSLLACALWPMVAFVVPEHQLGTAYGFMQSIQNLGLAIIAIAAGMILDTRGYLFLEVFFSACVCLSLIAVVMLYFVNHLTGGDLNWSAKKREKLQKVAATEAEEQERLRRQNEEDLAKLRPKADAFSLRNKYLSKLGAQLPDNYSSYLSTMAHRSVLK from the exons ATGGCGGAGGACGAGCGGGCGCTGCtgggctccgccgccgccgaggaggaggatgaggatggcGGCGGTTCTCCGGGGCCTCTCCGTGCCCTGCCCGCCGTCTGCGATCCGCGGCGTTTGCCGCACCGCCTCCTTGTCCTGGCGCTCATGTGCTTCCTGGGCTTCG GCAGCTACTTCTGCTACGACAACCCGGCGGCTCTCCAAACGCAGGTTCAACGG GATATGAAGGTGAACACAGCTCAGTTCATGGCACTCTATGCATGGTATTCCTGGCCCAACGTGGTTCTTTGCTTCTTTGGAGGTTTTCTGATAGACAGAGTGTTTGGAATACG GTTGGGCACTATAATATTTAGTATCTTTGTTTGTGTCGGGCAG GTGATCTTTGCTTTGGGAGCGCTACTTAATACTTTCTGGCTGATGGACCTGGGCAGATTTGTATTTGG AATAGGTGGAGAGTCCTTAGCGGTGGCACAAAACACCTATGCAGTCAGTTGGTTTAAAGGCAAGGAGTTAAATCTTGTGTTTGGATTACAGCTAAGCATGGCCAGAATT GGGAGCACAGTGAACATGAATATCATGGGATGGATATATTCTAGAGTTCAAGATCTTCTGGGGTATACTGGTCCCAGTACTCTTGGGTTAACTCTCATGATAG GTGGCATAACGTGTCTCTTTTCACTGACCTGTGCGTTAATCCTTGCTTATCTGGACAAGAGAGCGGAGAAGCTCCTTTGTAAAGAGCAAGGGAAAACGG GTGAAGTGATTAAGCTAACTGATGTGAAGgacttctctttctccttgtgGCTTATATTTGTTATCTGTGTCTGTTACTATGcagcagtttttcctttcattggACTTGGAAA ggtTTTCTTTATTGAGAAATTCAGATTCTCATCTCAAGAAGCAAGTGCAATTAACAG TATTGTGTATATCATATCGGCACCCATGTCCCCAGTCTTTGGACTCCTGGTGGATAAACTTGGAAAGAATATTATCTGGGTTTTATGTGCTGTAATAACTACACTTGCTTCTCATATTATGTTGGCTTTTACCTTCTGGAACCCCTGGATAGCAATG TGTTTGCTAGGAGTGGCCTACTCGCTGCTTGCCTGTGCCCTGTGGCCCATGGTGGCCTTTGTTGTTCCAGAACACCAGCTGGGAACTGCTTATGGCTT TATGCAGTCTATCCAGAATCTTGGTCTGGCAATTATTGCTATAGCAGCTGGGATGATTCTGGACACAAGAGGATACTTATTTCTTGAAGTCTTCTTCAGTGCTTGTGTTTGCT tgtcacTAATTGCTGTTGTCATGCTGTATTTTGTCAATCACCTCACAG GTGGTGATCTCAACTGGTctgcaaagaaaagggaaaaactgcaaaaagtaGCTGCAACTGA agcgGAAGAACAAGAGAGACTCAGACGTCAAAATGAAGAAGACTTGGCTAAATTACGGCCAAAAGCTGATGCATTTAGTTTAAGGAATAAGTACCTCTCCAAACTAGGCGCTCAG ctACCAGATAATTACTCTTCCTATTTATCGACAATGGCACACAGAAGCGTCTTGAAATAG
- the MFSD1 gene encoding lysosomal dipeptide transporter MFSD1 isoform X5 — MAEDERALLGSAAAEEEDEDGGGSPGPLRALPAVCDPRRLPHRLLVLALMCFLGFGSYFCYDNPAALQTQVQRDMKVNTAQFMALYAWYSWPNVVLCFFGGFLIDRVFGIRLGTIIFSIFVCVGQVIFALGALLNTFWLMDLGRFVFGIGGESLAVAQNTYAVSWFKGKELNLVFGLQLSMARIGSTVNMNIMGWIYSRVQDLLGYTGPSTLGLTLMIGGITCLFSLTCALILAYLDKRAEKLLCKEQGKTGEVIKLTDVKDFSFSLWLIFVICVCYYAAVFPFIGLGKVFFIEKFRFSSQEASAINSIVYIISAPMSPVFGLLVDKLGKNIIWVLCAVITTLASHIMLAFTFWNPWIAMCLLGVAYSLLACALWPMVAFVVPEHQLGTAYGFGNPLFLC; from the exons ATGGCGGAGGACGAGCGGGCGCTGCtgggctccgccgccgccgaggaggaggatgaggatggcGGCGGTTCTCCGGGGCCTCTCCGTGCCCTGCCCGCCGTCTGCGATCCGCGGCGTTTGCCGCACCGCCTCCTTGTCCTGGCGCTCATGTGCTTCCTGGGCTTCG GCAGCTACTTCTGCTACGACAACCCGGCGGCTCTCCAAACGCAGGTTCAACGG GATATGAAGGTGAACACAGCTCAGTTCATGGCACTCTATGCATGGTATTCCTGGCCCAACGTGGTTCTTTGCTTCTTTGGAGGTTTTCTGATAGACAGAGTGTTTGGAATACG GTTGGGCACTATAATATTTAGTATCTTTGTTTGTGTCGGGCAG GTGATCTTTGCTTTGGGAGCGCTACTTAATACTTTCTGGCTGATGGACCTGGGCAGATTTGTATTTGG AATAGGTGGAGAGTCCTTAGCGGTGGCACAAAACACCTATGCAGTCAGTTGGTTTAAAGGCAAGGAGTTAAATCTTGTGTTTGGATTACAGCTAAGCATGGCCAGAATT GGGAGCACAGTGAACATGAATATCATGGGATGGATATATTCTAGAGTTCAAGATCTTCTGGGGTATACTGGTCCCAGTACTCTTGGGTTAACTCTCATGATAG GTGGCATAACGTGTCTCTTTTCACTGACCTGTGCGTTAATCCTTGCTTATCTGGACAAGAGAGCGGAGAAGCTCCTTTGTAAAGAGCAAGGGAAAACGG GTGAAGTGATTAAGCTAACTGATGTGAAGgacttctctttctccttgtgGCTTATATTTGTTATCTGTGTCTGTTACTATGcagcagtttttcctttcattggACTTGGAAA ggtTTTCTTTATTGAGAAATTCAGATTCTCATCTCAAGAAGCAAGTGCAATTAACAG TATTGTGTATATCATATCGGCACCCATGTCCCCAGTCTTTGGACTCCTGGTGGATAAACTTGGAAAGAATATTATCTGGGTTTTATGTGCTGTAATAACTACACTTGCTTCTCATATTATGTTGGCTTTTACCTTCTGGAACCCCTGGATAGCAATG TGTTTGCTAGGAGTGGCCTACTCGCTGCTTGCCTGTGCCCTGTGGCCCATGGTGGCCTTTGTTGTTCCAGAACACCAGCTGGGAACTGCTTATGGCTT TGGTAAtcctttgtttctgtgttaG
- the MFSD1 gene encoding lysosomal dipeptide transporter MFSD1 isoform X4 translates to MVFLAQRGSLLLWRFSDRQSVWNTVIFALGALLNTFWLMDLGRFVFGIGGESLAVAQNTYAVSWFKGKELNLVFGLQLSMARIGSTVNMNIMGWIYSRVQDLLGYTGPSTLGLTLMIGGITCLFSLTCALILAYLDKRAEKLLCKEQGKTGEVIKLTDVKDFSFSLWLIFVICVCYYAAVFPFIGLGKVFFIEKFRFSSQEASAINSIVYIISAPMSPVFGLLVDKLGKNIIWVLCAVITTLASHIMLAFTFWNPWIAMCLLGVAYSLLACALWPMVAFVVPEHQLGTAYGFMQSIQNLGLAIIAIAAGMILDTRGYLFLEVFFSACVCLSLIAVVMLYFVNHLTGGDLNWSAKKREKLQKVAATEAEEQERLRRQNEEDLAKLRPKADAFSLRNKYLSKLGAQLPDNYSSYLSTMAHRSVLK, encoded by the exons ATGGTATTCCTGGCCCAACGTGGTTCTTTGCTTCTTTGGAGGTTTTCTGATAGACAGAGTGTTTGGAATACG GTGATCTTTGCTTTGGGAGCGCTACTTAATACTTTCTGGCTGATGGACCTGGGCAGATTTGTATTTGG AATAGGTGGAGAGTCCTTAGCGGTGGCACAAAACACCTATGCAGTCAGTTGGTTTAAAGGCAAGGAGTTAAATCTTGTGTTTGGATTACAGCTAAGCATGGCCAGAATT GGGAGCACAGTGAACATGAATATCATGGGATGGATATATTCTAGAGTTCAAGATCTTCTGGGGTATACTGGTCCCAGTACTCTTGGGTTAACTCTCATGATAG GTGGCATAACGTGTCTCTTTTCACTGACCTGTGCGTTAATCCTTGCTTATCTGGACAAGAGAGCGGAGAAGCTCCTTTGTAAAGAGCAAGGGAAAACGG GTGAAGTGATTAAGCTAACTGATGTGAAGgacttctctttctccttgtgGCTTATATTTGTTATCTGTGTCTGTTACTATGcagcagtttttcctttcattggACTTGGAAA ggtTTTCTTTATTGAGAAATTCAGATTCTCATCTCAAGAAGCAAGTGCAATTAACAG TATTGTGTATATCATATCGGCACCCATGTCCCCAGTCTTTGGACTCCTGGTGGATAAACTTGGAAAGAATATTATCTGGGTTTTATGTGCTGTAATAACTACACTTGCTTCTCATATTATGTTGGCTTTTACCTTCTGGAACCCCTGGATAGCAATG TGTTTGCTAGGAGTGGCCTACTCGCTGCTTGCCTGTGCCCTGTGGCCCATGGTGGCCTTTGTTGTTCCAGAACACCAGCTGGGAACTGCTTATGGCTT TATGCAGTCTATCCAGAATCTTGGTCTGGCAATTATTGCTATAGCAGCTGGGATGATTCTGGACACAAGAGGATACTTATTTCTTGAAGTCTTCTTCAGTGCTTGTGTTTGCT tgtcacTAATTGCTGTTGTCATGCTGTATTTTGTCAATCACCTCACAG GTGGTGATCTCAACTGGTctgcaaagaaaagggaaaaactgcaaaaagtaGCTGCAACTGA agcgGAAGAACAAGAGAGACTCAGACGTCAAAATGAAGAAGACTTGGCTAAATTACGGCCAAAAGCTGATGCATTTAGTTTAAGGAATAAGTACCTCTCCAAACTAGGCGCTCAG ctACCAGATAATTACTCTTCCTATTTATCGACAATGGCACACAGAAGCGTCTTGAAATAG
- the LOC142032560 gene encoding P2Y purinoceptor 3-like, producing MEGPKGTENSTSGKALCPLVESYKYILLPLTYSSVFVLGLLLNGAMLRLSCCRANWTCTTIYLVNLAVADLLYLFSLPLLIVNYLLQDTWPFGELLCKLVRFLFYANLYGSILLLTCISIHRFLGICHPIRSLPYRTRRLAAAGTATSWALVFLQLLPTLIYARTGVINNHTVCYDMTSPENLSSYFPYGMALTASGFLFPFLVILACYCLTIRSLARHAGDANPAGSTARAKSIQTILLVCGLFAVCLLPFHITRSIYLFVRVYRVADCQLLQRWSLLYKIWRPLVSLNSCINPLLYFLSGQSNRARLALELRLPTAGPLARSATNAEGTDAPTRLAPC from the coding sequence ATGGAGGGGCCGAAGGGAACGGAGAACAGCACCTCCGGGAAGGCTCTGTGCCCTCTCGTGGAAAGCTACAAATACATCTTGTTACCCCTTACTTACAGCTCCGTCtttgtgctggggctgctcctcaACGGAGCCATGCTGCGGCTCAGCTGCTGCCGCGCCAACTGGACCTGCACCACCATCTACCTGGTGAACCTGGCCGTGGCCGACCTCCTCTACCTCTTCTCTTTGCCCTTGCTCATCGTCAACTACCTCCTGCAGGACACGTGGCCTTTCggagagctgctctgcaaactGGTACGTTTCCTGTTTTACGCCAACCTGTACGGCAGCATCCTGCTGCTGACTTGCATCAGCATCCATCGTTTTCTAGGCATTTGCCATCCCATCCGCTCCCTACCCTACCGGACCCGGCGCCTGGCCGCTGCCGGCACAGCGACGTCCTGGGCGCTggtgttcctgcagctcctgcccaccTTGATCTACGCTCGCACCGGCGTTATCAACAACCACACCGTCTGCTACGACATGACGAGCCCCGAGAACCTCAGCAGCTATTTCCCCTACGGCATGGCTCTAACCGCGTCTggtttcctctttcctttcctcgTCATTTTAGCCTGCTATTGCCTGACCATCAGAAGCCTCGCGCGACACGCCGGAGACGCCAACCCCGCCGGCAGCACTGCCCGAGCCAAGTCGATCCAAACCATTCTCCTCGTCTGCGGGCTTTTTGCGGTCTGTCTACTGCCGTTCCACATCACCCGCAGCATCTACCTCTTCGTCCGCGTGTACCGGGTAGCCGACTGCCAACTCCTACAGCGCTGGAGTTTGCTTTACAAGATCTGGAGGCCACTGGTGAGCCTCAACAGCTGCATCAACCCCCTCCTCTACTTTCTTTCTGGTCAATCTAACAGAGCCAGGCTGGCTTTGGAGCTGAGACTGCCCACGGCAGGTCCTCTTGCCAGGTCTGCCACGAACGCAGAGGGGACAGACGCCCCAACAAGACTTGCCCCTTGCTGA